From the genome of Bacteroides sp. MSB163, one region includes:
- the lepB gene encoding signal peptidase I: MEVREMKRIGKKLMYMALSLFVIFQVYLFIRFYWIVSCFIPTYSMAPTLLGGDYIIVSMQIPGRRIMNSDSGRRLVHRLKGQREVQRNDVVVFNFPYAEDKEKMIISMNTFYCKRCVGVPGDTCRWCEATGVREVYLPKIGDVLHIDSCNYEHYYKCIEYETGKKMSLKMGQVYLEDSLLESFRFNHKYYFMRGDNFNHSYDSRGWGILPDDFILGVGQMIWFSKDEVTNRISWNRMFRRIE, from the coding sequence ATGGAAGTACGGGAAATGAAGCGAATAGGAAAGAAATTGATGTATATGGCTTTAAGCTTATTTGTTATATTTCAAGTTTATCTATTTATTAGGTTTTACTGGATTGTATCTTGTTTCATTCCTACGTATTCTATGGCGCCAACTTTATTGGGAGGAGATTATATTATTGTTTCTATGCAAATACCAGGGCGTAGAATAATGAATTCGGATTCAGGAAGGCGGCTAGTGCATAGATTGAAGGGACAACGTGAAGTACAGAGGAATGATGTAGTTGTTTTTAATTTTCCTTATGCTGAAGATAAAGAAAAGATGATAATCAGTATGAATACATTTTATTGTAAACGTTGTGTAGGAGTTCCAGGTGACACTTGCAGATGGTGCGAAGCTACAGGTGTGCGAGAGGTGTATTTACCTAAGATTGGAGATGTACTACATATTGATTCGTGCAATTATGAACATTATTATAAATGTATAGAATATGAAACGGGGAAAAAGATGAGCTTGAAAATGGGGCAAGTCTATTTGGAGGACTCTTTGCTGGAAAGCTTTCGTTTCAATCATAAGTATTATTTTATGCGTGGTGACAATTTTAACCATTCGTATGATTCACGTGGTTGGGGGATATTACCAGATGATTTTATTTTGGGTGTAGGACAGATGATTTGGTTCTCGAAAGATGAAGTGACGAATAGGATTAGTTGGAATAGAATGTTTCGAAGAATTGAATGA
- a CDS encoding 6-bladed beta-propeller — MKKNVCLLYLLLIIISACTNTQSRRVQTDEIYVAQSGEKVLKMSELVKNIRYVKLETTSDNLIGTVSQLIPLKDKYLVVDNSASKQVLLFDATGRFITRISRVGVAPGEYVTITSVAVDEEEERIFIADMGTENILVYDMRGEYLDKISVDFSVKDIVYVGSNKMACYCDYMERKEQDGQVPILILYDLRTGDKQILLSADSRIGPQEIIHANQSMYKAANGASLAYPLDPNIYLIDSLGIQQKFYVNWGEDFCKKRERYVEMLKEEEVPIEEIFQNRKTNFPNLLTVLCSDDFFCILYNNLSEMKIGVGFYNFQSQNYIGGYAMERFPIKNDIDNGFYINPIAIKGHDLYTIIESYNLSSVEPKVSALVDLKEKVSGDDNPIIMITEMKME, encoded by the coding sequence ATGAAGAAGAATGTTTGTTTGTTATACTTGTTACTTATAATTATAAGTGCTTGTACGAATACTCAGTCTCGTAGAGTGCAGACTGATGAAATATATGTTGCTCAGTCAGGCGAGAAGGTGCTAAAAATGTCTGAGTTGGTAAAGAATATACGCTATGTAAAGCTGGAAACTACTTCTGATAATTTGATTGGCACTGTTAGTCAATTGATACCCTTAAAAGATAAGTATTTGGTAGTTGATAATTCTGCATCTAAACAAGTCCTTTTGTTCGATGCTACAGGGCGTTTCATTACTCGTATTTCTCGTGTGGGGGTGGCTCCCGGAGAATATGTGACGATTACCAGTGTAGCTGTAGATGAAGAAGAGGAACGTATTTTTATTGCTGATATGGGTACTGAAAATATATTGGTTTATGATATGAGAGGTGAATATTTAGACAAAATAAGTGTTGATTTCTCGGTGAAAGATATTGTTTATGTTGGTAGTAACAAAATGGCATGCTATTGTGATTATATGGAAAGAAAGGAGCAGGATGGTCAGGTACCTATTTTGATATTATATGACTTGAGAACAGGTGATAAGCAAATATTGTTATCTGCAGATAGCAGGATCGGTCCTCAAGAAATAATCCATGCTAATCAGTCTATGTATAAAGCTGCCAATGGTGCTTCTTTAGCTTATCCTTTAGATCCTAACATTTATTTAATAGACTCTTTAGGTATTCAACAAAAATTTTATGTGAATTGGGGAGAAGACTTTTGTAAGAAAAGAGAGCGTTATGTAGAGATGTTAAAAGAAGAAGAGGTGCCCATTGAGGAGATTTTTCAAAATAGAAAAACAAATTTTCCTAATTTACTTACTGTCTTATGTAGTGATGATTTTTTCTGTATTTTGTATAATAATCTATCTGAAATGAAAATTGGAGTGGGATTTTATAATTTTCAAAGTCAAAATTATATAGGTGGATATGCTATGGAGCGTTTCCCTATCAAAAATGATATAGATAATGGATTCTATATTAATCCTATTGCAATCAAAGGACATGATTTGTACACTATCATTGAATCTTACAACTTAAGCAGTGTGGAACCAAAGGTTTCAGCACTTGTTGATTTGAAAGAAAAAGTATCTGGTGATGATAATCCTATAATAATGATAACAGAAATGAAAATGGAATGA
- a CDS encoding O-antigen ligase family protein, with product MEKVFRQIKILSIGKMICSIGISLLLLGVINTTFISFSTHDLSFFIYPLSWAILCLTVVLSFLKFFIRRKKCFQFVVADLLVIILLGYWLLRYDFDLQLANWKLFLFGELCILWFSIRMLLECNLISVEKISWVLLSTGIIQSVWGILQLYGFCESNHSKFDITGSFFNPGPYSGYIAIMVPVSLYLFLSTKCMKRYVALFFLAVLLCILPAGMSRSAWIGAIVSSVIVLFWQNNWIKYWYLKRKLSVLCLVVGVVGIAAGSYLMFNLKKDSACGRLFIWENTACAIWKKPVFGYGSCMFPVAYAQEQTDRFRSGKYTATEERVAGNPEYAFNEYLQILVEGGCLLLFGVVVIVAYALSGGIKRRDYGLCGGLISLLIFAFSSYPFQYPAFCVVAVIIVASLSTKRTIGVGNNVYGHCVLVFLVAASIFLLFLQDAPKGVIEKLDKCRYLRSTDALEIAEKGYAMLYPDLKHNADFVYEYGLCLSQQKKYLESNDLLRRSMLLRCNYQCYNALGGNSQQQKKYEQAEKYYYDAIYLLPNRIYSYYRLFLLYAQPEFYQPDKLKQMAKIVLTKRPKVYSKAIEEMRGEVKVVLKEHGLNLSN from the coding sequence ATGGAAAAAGTATTTCGACAAATAAAGATATTGTCCATTGGGAAAATGATATGTTCAATAGGGATAAGTCTACTGTTATTGGGAGTGATAAACACTACATTTATATCATTCTCAACTCACGATTTATCTTTCTTCATATATCCTTTATCTTGGGCTATTCTTTGTCTGACAGTAGTATTAAGTTTCCTGAAATTCTTTATTAGAAGGAAAAAATGCTTTCAGTTTGTTGTTGCCGACTTGTTAGTTATTATCTTATTGGGCTATTGGCTTTTAAGATATGATTTTGATCTCCAATTGGCAAACTGGAAGCTTTTCCTTTTTGGAGAGCTCTGTATCCTTTGGTTTTCAATCAGGATGCTGCTTGAATGCAATCTCATTTCTGTGGAGAAAATTTCTTGGGTATTGTTGAGTACTGGTATAATTCAGTCAGTATGGGGAATCCTGCAATTGTATGGTTTCTGTGAGTCAAATCATAGCAAATTTGATATAACAGGTTCTTTTTTTAATCCGGGTCCTTATTCCGGCTACATCGCTATAATGGTACCCGTATCTCTTTATCTGTTTCTATCAACTAAATGCATGAAGCGATATGTTGCATTATTCTTTTTAGCAGTCTTGTTGTGCATACTGCCTGCCGGGATGAGCAGATCGGCATGGATTGGAGCAATAGTCTCTTCTGTTATTGTTCTATTTTGGCAAAATAATTGGATAAAGTATTGGTATTTGAAAAGAAAGTTGTCTGTTCTTTGTCTTGTAGTGGGTGTTGTTGGAATAGCAGCAGGAAGTTATCTAATGTTTAATCTGAAAAAAGATTCTGCATGTGGGCGTTTGTTTATTTGGGAAAATACGGCTTGTGCTATATGGAAAAAGCCGGTTTTCGGGTACGGAAGTTGTATGTTTCCGGTTGCTTATGCCCAAGAACAGACTGATAGATTTCGTTCGGGCAAATACACGGCAACAGAAGAAAGAGTAGCGGGAAATCCTGAATATGCTTTCAACGAGTATTTGCAGATTCTGGTAGAAGGAGGATGTCTTTTGCTATTCGGGGTTGTGGTGATTGTGGCATATGCGCTGAGTGGTGGAATTAAGAGGCGAGATTATGGATTATGTGGCGGGCTTATTTCATTATTGATATTCGCATTTTCTTCTTATCCTTTCCAATATCCGGCCTTTTGTGTTGTTGCAGTTATTATAGTGGCAAGCTTAAGCACTAAAAGGACTATTGGCGTTGGGAATAATGTATATGGGCACTGTGTTTTGGTATTTTTGGTAGCTGCTTCTATCTTTTTGCTCTTTTTGCAGGATGCACCCAAAGGTGTGATAGAAAAGTTGGACAAATGCCGTTATCTAAGGTCAACCGATGCATTGGAAATTGCGGAGAAGGGATATGCTATGCTCTATCCTGATTTGAAGCATAATGCCGATTTCGTATATGAATATGGTTTGTGCTTATCTCAACAGAAAAAATATCTTGAATCGAATGATTTATTAAGACGCTCTATGTTGCTGAGATGTAATTATCAGTGCTATAATGCTTTGGGGGGTAATAGCCAACAACAAAAAAAGTATGAACAGGCAGAGAAATATTATTATGATGCTATTTATCTGTTACCTAATAGAATTTATTCATATTATCGGCTGTTTCTGCTTTATGCGCAGCCCGAATTTTATCAACCGGATAAACTGAAACAAATGGCAAAAATCGTATTAACTAAACGTCCGAAAGTTTATTCAAAAGCCATTGAAGAGATGAGAGGGGAAGTGAAAGTGGTTTTAAAAGAACATGGATTGAATTTATCTAATTAA
- a CDS encoding 6-bladed beta-propeller, whose product MRTIIVVIWGMLLMTSCNQQIANRDSTVCKIDFKKVISPSFYDYFSRVEIIPLETSENSLIKYVGERIYHDDKYYILDTPQKKILVFDENGNFLYDINKHGNGPGEYTELSSFYFNPFTGDLDLLSPMGGILRYDSLGQNFKEKIPLPLTVPAVHQFIALDKDTYLLFSDSREGNKMVVYDIVQRKIISELYDLPKFLFFNTFYHHTYSPFYVCDGKVHFVQSYNGDVFTFESNSLIPKYHWDFGEQNFEISDLKDEPMEYYFKYARTVGAKYANIFVSYGENSRYYITDFAFDNKYWTLIYDKQSKESVVFNAFKEGHECIPSFVDESGVYLIGADPNYGLNILNAEDLDADTRKVFDSIKDDDNPVVIKYVFK is encoded by the coding sequence ATGAGAACTATTATTGTTGTTATTTGGGGTATGTTGTTAATGACATCATGCAATCAACAAATTGCCAATAGAGATAGTACGGTATGTAAGATTGACTTTAAAAAAGTAATTTCACCTTCTTTTTACGATTATTTCTCAAGAGTTGAAATAATTCCTTTGGAAACATCTGAGAACTCATTGATAAAATATGTAGGTGAACGCATTTATCATGACGATAAATATTATATACTTGATACGCCTCAGAAAAAAATATTAGTATTTGATGAAAATGGTAACTTTTTATATGATATAAATAAACATGGTAATGGTCCAGGAGAATATACAGAATTATCTAGCTTTTATTTTAATCCTTTTACGGGTGATTTAGACCTTTTGTCTCCTATGGGAGGTATTCTTCGATATGATAGTCTTGGACAAAATTTTAAAGAGAAGATCCCTCTTCCATTGACTGTACCTGCTGTACATCAATTTATTGCACTAGACAAGGATACATATTTGCTTTTTAGCGATTCTCGTGAAGGGAATAAAATGGTGGTATATGATATTGTTCAGCGCAAGATTATCTCAGAGTTGTATGATTTACCAAAATTTCTTTTCTTTAATACTTTTTATCATCATACGTATTCTCCATTTTATGTTTGTGATGGTAAAGTACATTTTGTACAATCCTATAATGGAGATGTTTTCACCTTCGAAAGTAATTCGTTGATTCCCAAATATCATTGGGATTTTGGAGAACAGAATTTTGAAATTTCAGACTTGAAGGATGAACCTATGGAGTATTACTTTAAATATGCTCGTACAGTTGGAGCTAAATATGCAAATATTTTTGTTTCGTATGGTGAGAATTCACGATATTATATTACCGATTTTGCTTTTGATAATAAATATTGGACTCTTATTTATGATAAACAAAGTAAGGAATCTGTAGTATTTAATGCCTTTAAAGAAGGTCATGAATGCATCCCCTCATTTGTTGATGAAAGTGGAGTTTATTTGATAGGAGCAGATCCTAATTATGGTCTTAATATACTAAATGCGGAAGATTTGGATGCTGATACTCGGAAAGTGTTTGATAGTATAAAAGATGACGATAATCCTGTTGTTATAAAATATGTTTTTAAATAA
- a CDS encoding O-antigen ligase family protein: MKNNIIISLFFTIVLCLVPVSTFVPYEIVDNYFQLFPVACAVGVVAFVSCIVLFVSKVRFHFVTSDMLFVVLIGWYLIRYDYLEQLANWKIIYAVLLCVFWFASRFILSCCPVCKKTIFYGLALLGCIQAVWGMLQIYGFAGSYHKMFAVTGSFYNPGPYTGYLAVIFPICLGQMLNAQKRDKYVWATLAVLLFSMIPAGMSRSAWGALIVSSLFVLSLHFRWVGKLKKYFVSHFKTTVFCVVLFLVLGGTITGLLISMRPDSVYGRLFIWKQTLAVIAQSPISGYGPGSFPKVYGQEQSAYFSQGDYSEWEERVAGSPVYAFNEYLQLTVEGGVILLLLACAFIYYTFRKGYRTRQYAICGGLLSLCVFAFSAYPLQVLPFGVAGTLLASLCVSTCKEEERRCFSESVVLYIASILLLVVSASCIYQLKDIKHYKERALFAHMLYSENAYQEAASAYESVYEKIMHSPKLLFRYAHVLMEQKQYSQAIEVLERTEKVSSDVAVLNAEGKCYLQLGVYEKAESCFMASTHRLPIRIYPYYMLAKLYADSAYFNKEKFEKMSTIVLTKEPKVFSNAINEMRNEIRKLSINLN, translated from the coding sequence ATGAAAAATAATATTATCATATCTCTGTTTTTTACAATAGTACTCTGCCTTGTGCCGGTCAGTACCTTTGTCCCTTACGAAATAGTGGACAACTATTTCCAGCTTTTTCCTGTTGCCTGCGCTGTAGGAGTAGTGGCTTTCGTGTCGTGCATTGTGCTGTTTGTAAGTAAAGTAAGATTTCATTTTGTAACCTCCGATATGCTGTTTGTTGTTTTGATTGGGTGGTATTTAATAAGATACGATTATCTGGAACAATTAGCTAACTGGAAAATAATTTATGCCGTTTTGCTGTGTGTATTCTGGTTTGCGTCGCGCTTTATTTTATCCTGTTGTCCTGTATGCAAGAAGACAATATTTTATGGTTTGGCCTTGCTGGGATGCATACAAGCTGTATGGGGTATGTTACAAATATACGGTTTTGCAGGCTCTTATCATAAGATGTTTGCAGTGACGGGATCGTTCTATAATCCCGGACCATATACAGGTTATTTGGCGGTAATTTTCCCCATTTGTTTAGGGCAGATGCTTAACGCTCAGAAGCGGGATAAATATGTATGGGCGACTTTAGCAGTGTTATTATTTTCTATGATTCCGGCAGGGATGAGTCGTTCGGCTTGGGGAGCGTTGATTGTTAGTAGTCTTTTTGTATTATCCCTCCATTTCCGATGGGTGGGGAAGTTGAAGAAATATTTTGTATCGCACTTTAAGACGACGGTATTTTGTGTAGTCTTGTTCTTGGTGTTAGGTGGAACCATTACAGGTTTGTTGATTTCGATGAGGCCCGATTCAGTTTACGGACGCTTATTTATCTGGAAACAGACACTTGCTGTTATCGCTCAAAGCCCTATTTCGGGATATGGGCCTGGGAGTTTTCCGAAAGTTTACGGCCAGGAACAATCCGCTTATTTCTCTCAAGGCGACTACTCGGAATGGGAAGAGAGAGTGGCGGGTTCTCCTGTATATGCTTTTAATGAGTATCTGCAATTGACGGTTGAAGGAGGAGTCATCTTGCTTCTTTTAGCTTGTGCTTTCATCTACTATACTTTTCGGAAAGGCTATCGAACGAGACAATATGCTATATGTGGCGGACTGTTATCTTTATGTGTTTTTGCATTTTCGGCTTATCCGCTCCAAGTGCTTCCATTTGGAGTGGCCGGTACATTGCTTGCCTCCTTATGTGTTTCTACCTGCAAGGAAGAAGAACGTCGTTGTTTTTCCGAAAGTGTTGTTTTGTATATCGCATCGATTCTCTTGCTGGTTGTTTCTGCATCTTGTATTTATCAGTTGAAGGATATTAAGCACTATAAAGAAAGGGCGTTATTTGCTCACATGCTTTACTCGGAAAATGCATATCAGGAAGCTGCGTCTGCATATGAATCTGTTTACGAGAAGATTATGCACAGTCCGAAACTTCTTTTTCGGTATGCACATGTGCTGATGGAGCAGAAGCAGTATAGTCAGGCTATTGAAGTGTTGGAGCGTACTGAGAAAGTTTCCAGTGATGTGGCTGTACTCAATGCAGAAGGGAAATGTTATTTACAATTAGGTGTATATGAGAAGGCTGAATCGTGTTTTATGGCTTCTACTCATAGATTACCCATTCGTATTTATCCTTATTATATGTTGGCTAAACTTTATGCAGATTCTGCTTACTTTAATAAGGAAAAGTTTGAGAAGATGAGCACTATTGTTCTGACAAAAGAGCCTAAAGTCTTTTCAAATGCAATCAATGAAATGAGAAATGAAATTAGAAAGCTTTCTATAAATTTGAATTAA
- a CDS encoding 6-bladed beta-propeller: MKTFAIVVFCIVLITSCSQQIANHDNTTCRIDLKKVDSPSFYDYFSKIEITPLESSKESLIKDVTEYTYHAGKLYIFDRDQKKIFVFDNEGKLFNIINKRGNGPGEYLDLSDFRFNSFTGDLELLSPMGGVFRYDSLGQDFKGNISLPLKVSAAHRFIALNKNTYLFFCEARKGNKMVVYDIDQKKIISEMYDLPRFLFFKTFYHHTYSPFYIYENKVHFVQSYNGDVFTFENNSLVPKYHWDFGKQNFDISGLKDESYEYYNKYARTVGAKYANTFISYVENSRYYIARFAYDNKFWTLMYDKQSKKHVVFNTFIEGHRCIPSLIDESGIYYIVDMPQQLDLVLNVEELDDANKAICNNIKDDDNPIVIKYVFK; encoded by the coding sequence ATGAAAACATTTGCTATTGTTGTATTCTGTATAGTGTTAATCACATCGTGTAGCCAGCAAATCGCTAATCACGATAATACTACATGTAGAATTGATCTAAAGAAAGTTGATTCTCCTTCTTTCTACGACTATTTTTCAAAGATTGAGATTACCCCTTTGGAATCATCAAAGGAATCCTTAATTAAAGATGTCACTGAATATACTTATCATGCAGGGAAACTTTATATATTTGATAGGGATCAGAAAAAAATATTTGTATTTGATAATGAAGGTAAATTATTTAATATAATAAACAAACGTGGTAATGGACCTGGGGAATATTTAGATTTGTCTGATTTTAGATTTAATTCTTTTACAGGAGATTTGGAACTTTTGTCTCCTATGGGTGGTGTCTTTCGATATGATAGTCTAGGGCAAGACTTTAAAGGGAACATATCTCTCCCGTTGAAGGTATCTGCTGCACACCGATTTATAGCACTAAACAAAAATACTTATCTGTTTTTTTGTGAGGCAAGAAAAGGAAATAAGATGGTAGTCTATGATATTGACCAAAAGAAAATTATTTCGGAAATGTATGATCTTCCTAGGTTCTTATTTTTTAAAACTTTTTATCATCATACATATTCTCCATTTTATATATATGAAAACAAAGTGCATTTTGTACAATCTTACAATGGAGATGTATTTACTTTTGAGAATAATTCGTTGGTGCCGAAATACCATTGGGACTTTGGAAAACAGAATTTTGATATTTCAGGTTTGAAAGATGAATCCTATGAATATTATAATAAGTATGCTCGTACTGTTGGTGCTAAATATGCTAACACTTTTATTTCATATGTTGAGAATTCACGATATTATATTGCTCGATTTGCTTATGATAATAAATTCTGGACATTGATGTATGATAAACAAAGTAAAAAACATGTGGTCTTTAATACATTTATAGAAGGCCATCGTTGCATCCCATCGTTGATTGATGAAAGTGGAATCTATTATATTGTAGATATGCCTCAACAACTTGATTTAGTTCTAAACGTTGAGGAATTAGATGATGCCAACAAGGCAATATGTAATAATATTAAGGATGATGATAATCCGATTGTTATAAAATATGTGTTTAAATAA
- a CDS encoding peroxiredoxin family protein yields the protein MKRATFLLVILIGLLSVGLIYSIRDAMHKDVQIAKQSETLEVQKQMLTLLSGNMKMHYVYSECQLPDMTLLDKDRNAIKLSALLNGEDKVVFKFSSTNCSSCIQHSFSSVRKLMGKLAKDKLIIIADNSNRRELQALVNSLSLSLPVYLTEDTVFHNILEKENVPFFFVIGEDLRMKDLFIPMKELPDLSDLYYRIIWKKYFDK from the coding sequence ATGAAAAGAGCAACATTTCTTTTAGTAATATTGATAGGATTATTGAGCGTAGGACTCATTTACTCTATACGTGATGCTATGCATAAGGATGTTCAAATAGCGAAACAATCTGAGACCCTGGAAGTCCAAAAGCAAATGCTTACATTGTTATCTGGAAATATGAAGATGCATTATGTATATTCGGAATGCCAGTTGCCAGATATGACATTGTTAGACAAAGATAGAAACGCTATCAAATTGTCCGCTTTGTTGAATGGAGAGGATAAGGTTGTTTTTAAATTTTCATCAACCAATTGCAGCTCATGCATTCAACATAGTTTTTCGTCTGTTAGGAAACTAATGGGGAAGCTAGCGAAGGATAAACTAATTATAATAGCAGATAACTCTAATCGTAGAGAATTACAAGCATTGGTAAATAGCTTGTCGCTAAGTCTTCCTGTTTATTTGACAGAAGATACAGTGTTTCATAATATTTTGGAAAAAGAAAATGTACCTTTCTTTTTTGTAATTGGAGAAGATCTGCGAATGAAAGATTTATTTATTCCAATGAAAGAATTACCTGATCTCTCTGATTTATATTACCGAATTATATGGAAAAAGTATTTCGACAAATAA
- the lepB gene encoding signal peptidase I, giving the protein MKGKIKRVWKRVGYTSFVLFSLYQIYLSVRIYWFAFCVIPTYSMSPTLLGGDYILASLQIPGRRIIEEDESQDGRKLVHRLEGIRQVRKNDVVVFNYPYSEDKEKMILSTKLFFCKRCVALPGDTHQWFARESLEKVYLPKVGDVLPIDSCNYNHYRHCIEYETGQSLKLEMGLVYLADTLLTEYHFKHDYYFMQGDNANYSYDSRNWGLLPDDFILGVGQFIWFSKALETGQIRWSRIFKKL; this is encoded by the coding sequence ATGAAAGGAAAAATAAAACGAGTATGGAAAAGGGTAGGATATACATCTTTTGTATTATTCTCCTTGTATCAGATATATCTATCTGTCAGGATCTATTGGTTCGCATTTTGTGTTATACCTACTTATTCCATGTCTCCTACTTTGTTGGGTGGAGATTATATTCTGGCATCTTTGCAAATTCCGGGGCGTAGAATTATAGAAGAAGATGAGTCACAGGACGGACGTAAGCTGGTGCATAGGCTGGAAGGTATCAGACAGGTGCGGAAGAATGATGTAGTGGTGTTCAATTATCCATATTCTGAAGATAAAGAAAAGATGATACTGAGTACAAAACTGTTTTTTTGTAAACGTTGTGTGGCACTGCCTGGTGATACGCATCAGTGGTTTGCCCGCGAGAGTCTGGAAAAAGTGTATCTTCCTAAAGTTGGAGATGTATTACCAATTGACTCCTGTAACTACAACCACTACCGACACTGTATAGAATATGAAACCGGACAATCGCTGAAATTAGAGATGGGCTTGGTTTATTTAGCGGATACTTTATTGACTGAATATCACTTCAAACATGATTATTATTTCATGCAAGGGGATAATGCGAACTATTCGTACGATTCTCGTAATTGGGGATTGCTGCCGGATGACTTCATCTTGGGAGTAGGGCAATTCATCTGGTTCTCAAAAGCTTTGGAAACCGGACAGATTCGATGGAGTAGAATATTTAAAAAGTTGTGA
- a CDS encoding 6-bladed beta-propeller — MKKCILVILAMRKYLLLLLVILAGCSTSVERDGQNLKVIDVPLRSSNHEIRMSSFVDSISYIPLETKDECLIGFVDKIVATNDYYYVVDKQKTSSVLCFDKLGKFVRKIGERGVAPGQYVEITDVNVYKDRVYLWDCSMRKLFIFSADGHLEREVKEDYLAATFYVLDDSWVAFCSGYKTNKAYLKDNSFPNLLFVNIDTGQTSPDLYYDSRICATGIVGSDFNFISNGNLVLSLNDTVYQALSPSILKRKYAMRFGGELEKTQKEYIERLKTEKIDAYQGDKLMKEIPCMYMFLETPSYSFLRYSWRDYYYVGIINHKESDTYMEAAGYKQNAVVNDMDDMAVFIPLTTYKNAVYSCISPGRFVESKAFGKQVELDDNPIIVKFELK, encoded by the coding sequence ATGAAGAAATGTATTTTAGTAATTTTAGCTATGCGAAAATATTTACTGTTGTTATTAGTGATATTGGCCGGATGTTCAACTTCGGTAGAAAGGGATGGTCAGAACTTGAAAGTAATTGATGTTCCTTTGCGAAGTAGCAATCATGAAATAAGGATGTCTTCATTTGTGGATTCAATTTCGTATATTCCTCTTGAAACAAAAGATGAATGTTTGATAGGTTTTGTTGACAAGATTGTGGCGACGAATGATTATTATTATGTGGTTGATAAACAGAAAACAAGTTCTGTACTATGTTTCGATAAATTAGGAAAATTTGTTCGAAAAATCGGTGAAAGGGGCGTCGCACCAGGGCAATATGTAGAAATAACCGATGTTAATGTGTATAAGGACAGGGTCTATTTATGGGATTGTTCAATGCGAAAATTATTTATTTTTTCTGCTGACGGACATTTGGAACGGGAAGTGAAAGAAGATTATTTGGCTGCTACTTTCTATGTATTAGACGATTCATGGGTGGCTTTTTGCAGCGGTTATAAAACTAACAAAGCGTATCTAAAAGACAATTCATTCCCCAATCTGTTGTTTGTTAATATTGACACTGGACAGACGAGCCCCGATTTATATTATGATTCTCGCATCTGTGCGACAGGAATAGTTGGATCCGATTTCAATTTCATAAGTAATGGTAATCTGGTGCTCTCTTTGAATGATACTGTTTATCAAGCTTTGTCACCTTCAATTTTGAAGAGGAAATATGCCATGCGGTTTGGAGGGGAATTGGAGAAGACTCAAAAGGAATATATAGAAAGGTTGAAAACAGAAAAAATTGACGCGTATCAGGGTGATAAACTGATGAAAGAAATCCCTTGTATGTATATGTTTCTTGAGACTCCCTCTTATTCCTTCTTGAGATATAGCTGGAGAGATTATTATTATGTGGGAATTATTAACCATAAGGAATCGGATACCTATATGGAAGCAGCAGGCTATAAACAAAATGCAGTGGTAAATGATATGGATGATATGGCTGTTTTTATCCCGTTGACGACTTATAAGAATGCTGTGTACAGTTGTATATCTCCGGGACGATTTGTCGAATCCAAAGCTTTCGGAAAGCAAGTGGAATTAGATGATAACCCGATTATCGTTAAATTTGAGTTGAAATGA